The following proteins come from a genomic window of Gynuella sunshinyii YC6258:
- a CDS encoding class I SAM-dependent methyltransferase, giving the protein MENIALDKIKIQLGSVQETLLIPLFGRAESTRQRSGLINDPIAVTIVNRLDYDFSKWQSAFGLVGSNIRTRMMDEEVATFLSRYPDGTVIEIGCGLNTRYERLDNGRARWIEIDLPDSMKLRRQFFNNTARRTMLSASVMETDWLNAVAKARPPYCFISEAAMIYLDNHQVQQAIEQIGQRFSGAWFITDTASSTMVVRQDQHDIMKNMSRESWFRWQCDEPESLRDWGLRLVQSRHFLQAPKAILTSLPWPYRWVFKYLPWLIRRRLEGYKINRFVFR; this is encoded by the coding sequence ATGGAAAACATAGCTCTGGATAAAATCAAAATTCAACTTGGCTCGGTACAGGAAACCCTGTTGATTCCCTTATTCGGCCGCGCGGAGTCTACCCGCCAGCGCTCCGGTCTGATTAATGATCCCATTGCGGTCACTATCGTCAATCGTCTGGATTACGACTTCAGCAAATGGCAATCCGCTTTCGGTCTGGTCGGTTCAAATATTCGCACCCGGATGATGGATGAGGAGGTTGCAACTTTCTTGAGCCGCTATCCCGATGGCACCGTGATCGAAATCGGTTGTGGCCTGAATACCCGCTACGAACGTCTTGATAACGGTAGAGCCCGGTGGATCGAAATTGACCTGCCGGACAGTATGAAATTGCGCCGGCAGTTTTTTAACAATACCGCCCGCCGCACCATGTTATCTGCCAGTGTCATGGAAACCGACTGGCTGAATGCGGTTGCCAAAGCCCGTCCGCCCTATTGTTTTATTTCCGAAGCGGCGATGATTTATCTTGATAACCATCAGGTACAACAGGCCATCGAGCAGATTGGTCAACGCTTTTCAGGGGCCTGGTTTATCACCGATACGGCATCTTCAACGATGGTTGTCCGTCAGGATCAGCACGATATTATGAAAAATATGTCACGGGAAAGCTGGTTTCGCTGGCAATGTGACGAGCCTGAGAGCCTGCGGGACTGGGGATTGAGACTGGTTCAATCGCGTCATTTTCTGCAGGCTCCAAAAGCAATCTTAACCTCTCTGCCCTGGCCATACCGATGGGTATTCAAATACCTGCCATGGTTGATCCGCCGTCGGCTGGAAGGGTACAAAATCAATCGTTTTGTATTCCGATGA
- a CDS encoding nucleoid-associated protein, which yields MPLTHAIVHHLTQTAHAEKLHLRDTEMNLDESLKHLVNEVKSSFYNRASKQYGRFHEESGHFKALTQQWLQGSLDFTAYSSRVMQQLQLKLQETQQESDGHWLFAVEELQQERLFWLFHLKHKDGMYLTHDIELAQGMLLDFTKLGFGACINIPALENQETDFFTVSFGFGDRSLQSTVLEFTDFTDTVDTTADTERFMAIVKAYTEQLPPEKGASYRSKAIQYCAEQDKQGETVVCQELSEVIDEEVGNTEAESLIRYIEQAEPEAKKEFIPDRKSLKRFMRYTGKSKEVSISFSNESLGSQVEFDPDNERLIINSLPAALLKQLKQE from the coding sequence ATGCCTTTAACCCATGCCATTGTTCATCACCTGACTCAAACCGCTCACGCTGAGAAGCTGCATTTGCGTGATACTGAAATGAATCTTGATGAATCTCTTAAACATCTGGTGAATGAGGTAAAGAGTTCGTTCTACAACCGCGCCAGCAAACAATATGGCCGCTTTCATGAGGAGAGCGGACATTTCAAAGCGCTGACACAACAATGGTTGCAGGGCAGTCTGGATTTCACCGCCTACAGCAGCCGGGTCATGCAACAGCTGCAATTAAAGTTGCAGGAGACTCAACAGGAGAGTGACGGCCACTGGTTGTTTGCCGTGGAAGAGTTACAACAGGAACGCCTGTTCTGGCTGTTTCACCTGAAGCACAAAGATGGCATGTATCTGACTCATGATATTGAACTGGCGCAGGGCATGTTGCTGGATTTCACCAAACTCGGGTTTGGTGCCTGCATCAATATTCCGGCATTGGAAAATCAGGAAACTGACTTCTTCACGGTTAGCTTCGGTTTTGGTGATCGCTCCTTGCAGAGTACCGTGCTGGAGTTTACCGATTTCACCGATACCGTTGATACAACCGCCGATACTGAACGTTTTATGGCCATCGTCAAAGCCTATACCGAACAATTGCCGCCGGAAAAAGGTGCGAGTTATCGCAGCAAGGCTATTCAATATTGTGCCGAACAGGATAAGCAAGGCGAAACCGTGGTGTGCCAGGAGTTATCTGAAGTCATTGACGAGGAAGTGGGCAATACCGAAGCCGAGAGTCTGATTCGTTATATCGAGCAGGCCGAACCCGAAGCCAAGAAAGAGTTTATCCCGGATCGTAAAAGCCTGAAGCGCTTCATGCGTTACACCGGCAAAAGCAAAGAAGTCTCCATCAGCTTCAGTAATGAAAGTCTGGGCTCTCAGGTGGAGTTTGATCCCGACAACGAGCGCTTGATCATCAACTCATTGCCGGCAGCCTTGCTAAAACAACTCAAGCAGGAGTGA
- the tssD gene encoding type VI secretion system tube protein TssD, translated as MAIPAYLWLKDEQGNDINGSVKVSGREGSIEVLQLSHSIYIPTDAHTGELTGTRKHSPITIGKACDASSPYLFKACCRGQKFTQAIFRLYKIDDSGQEVEYYQYLLEGVKISSFSPGFPNVKDPGAERIPHMDTVTFGYEKITHTHIDGNISYSDSWLDRS; from the coding sequence ATGGCTATTCCCGCATATCTTTGGTTAAAAGATGAACAAGGCAATGATATCAACGGTTCTGTCAAAGTTTCAGGCCGTGAAGGCTCAATAGAAGTATTACAACTATCTCATAGTATTTATATTCCTACCGATGCCCATACAGGGGAGTTAACAGGTACACGAAAACATAGCCCCATCACGATTGGTAAAGCGTGTGATGCTTCCAGCCCTTATTTATTTAAAGCCTGTTGCAGAGGCCAAAAGTTTACCCAGGCGATTTTTCGTTTGTATAAAATTGATGACTCTGGTCAAGAGGTGGAATATTACCAGTATCTGCTGGAAGGTGTAAAAATCAGCTCTTTTTCTCCTGGTTTCCCTAATGTGAAAGACCCAGGTGCGGAAAGAATCCCTCATATGGATACCGTTACGTTTGGATATGAAAAAATTACTCATACTCATATAGACGGCAATATATCTTACAGTGATTCCTGGCTTGATCGGAGCTGA
- a CDS encoding SagB family peptide dehydrogenase, with translation MKPLSDIDQVLHYHEQSKHHTQQYAPGPGFLDWDSQPDPFRNWHGSSRIALPLSDEPESPDYHEIYHQSPQPAHWDLKHLSRFLELAMGLSAWKVHGPERWGLRNNPSSGNLHPTELYLIIWRPMNADLPAGLFHYHPYHHALEQRAKLSPASQATLTELYPQAHAALGFSSIIWREEWKYGSRAYRYCQLDIGHALGSCRYAAANFGWPLQLLPTPGDQDLAALLGLDRDQDFINSEPEQPECLALLGHHEHACFDWSTITYCHWQGQASQISPERIHWPQIKQLLPAIEKPRQLEAHSYLSPVQRDRLAPASLYPLAQLIRHRRSAQRMDPDAEMPLDDFCRLLTRTLPSSQLPPFDSFSFEPAIELLLFVHAVTGLAPGIYLFPRQVSAKTLLHVLQATNIEVEPVSGIDPPLVRIGPSRDVRKDIGRLCCHQGIAVHGAFAVSMLASIRTVLTENGAWSWRRLMWEAGLIGQLFYLEAEASGLNGTGIGCFLDDEVLRTVGLKTQQSHDYQPLYHFTVGKAKTDARIASERAYAHLPTSQYCAGGHNR, from the coding sequence ATGAAACCACTGTCCGATATCGATCAGGTTCTCCATTATCATGAACAGAGTAAACACCATACTCAACAATATGCACCCGGACCTGGATTCTTGGATTGGGACAGCCAGCCGGACCCATTTCGCAACTGGCATGGCAGCTCCCGAATCGCGTTGCCGCTGTCAGACGAACCAGAGTCCCCCGATTACCATGAAATCTACCACCAATCGCCGCAACCGGCCCATTGGGACCTGAAACATCTCAGCCGGTTTCTGGAGCTGGCGATGGGCCTCAGTGCCTGGAAAGTTCATGGGCCGGAGCGTTGGGGGTTACGCAACAACCCTTCCAGTGGAAACCTGCACCCTACCGAGTTGTATCTGATCATATGGCGGCCAATGAACGCAGATCTCCCGGCTGGATTATTTCACTACCACCCGTACCATCATGCTCTGGAGCAACGGGCAAAGTTATCGCCAGCATCTCAGGCCACACTGACTGAGTTATATCCGCAAGCCCATGCCGCCCTGGGGTTTTCCAGCATCATCTGGCGGGAAGAATGGAAGTACGGCTCGCGTGCATACCGGTACTGTCAACTGGACATCGGACACGCCTTGGGCAGCTGTCGTTATGCGGCCGCCAATTTTGGCTGGCCATTACAACTGTTACCAACACCGGGTGATCAGGATCTGGCAGCGCTGCTGGGACTGGATCGGGACCAGGACTTCATCAACAGTGAACCGGAACAACCGGAATGCCTTGCGTTGCTTGGCCACCATGAACACGCCTGTTTTGACTGGTCCACGATTACATATTGCCACTGGCAGGGACAGGCCAGTCAAATCAGTCCGGAACGCATCCACTGGCCTCAAATTAAACAACTGCTACCGGCGATTGAAAAACCCAGGCAGTTGGAAGCGCATTCTTATCTGTCACCGGTACAACGGGATAGATTGGCTCCCGCCAGTCTCTACCCTCTGGCACAGCTGATCCGCCATCGACGCAGCGCCCAGCGTATGGATCCGGACGCGGAAATGCCTCTCGACGACTTCTGCAGACTGCTGACTCGCACCCTGCCATCCAGTCAGCTGCCGCCATTCGATAGCTTCAGTTTTGAACCCGCCATCGAACTGCTGCTGTTCGTACACGCGGTCACCGGTCTGGCCCCCGGGATTTACCTGTTTCCACGTCAGGTCTCAGCGAAAACGTTATTGCATGTCTTACAAGCCACCAACATTGAGGTTGAGCCTGTTAGTGGTATCGATCCGCCTCTTGTTCGGATTGGTCCGAGCCGCGATGTGCGCAAGGATATCGGTCGCCTGTGCTGTCATCAGGGCATTGCAGTGCACGGGGCGTTTGCGGTTTCGATGCTGGCCAGTATCCGAACTGTGCTTACGGAAAATGGCGCCTGGAGCTGGCGACGCCTGATGTGGGAAGCGGGACTGATCGGTCAGCTGTTCTATCTGGAAGCCGAAGCCAGCGGATTGAACGGAACTGGTATCGGCTGCTTTCTGGATGATGAGGTGTTACGCACTGTCGGGCTGAAGACCCAACAAAGTCACGACTATCAGCCGCTCTATCATTTTACCGTCGGTAAGGCCAAAACCGACGCAAGAATCGCCAGCGAGCGTGCGTATGCACATCTTCCAACCTCTCAATATTGTGCAGGAGGACACAATCGATGA
- the tgt gene encoding tRNA guanosine(34) transglycosylase Tgt translates to MKFEVKATVGKARRATLHFPRGKVETPAFMPVGTYGTVKGMLPKDIEEIGAHIILGNTFHLMLRPGTEVIREHGDLHDFNGWQRPILTDSGGFQVFSLGEMRKITEQGVTFQSPVNGARVELSPEISMQVQRDLGSDIVMIFDECTPYPATEKEARESMEMSLRWAKRSKEAHADNPAALFGIIQGGMYENLRMQSMNGLTEIDFDGYAIGGLSVGEPKEEMFKVLDYLPDRMPADKPRYLMGVGTPEDLVEGVRRGVDMFDCVMPTRNARNGHLFTSEGVVKIRNSKHRHDTSSLDPECDCYTCKNFSRAYLHHLDKCKEMLGAQLNTIHNLRYYQTLMAGLRGAIEEGNLSAFVDQFYQKRGANTPPLA, encoded by the coding sequence ATGAAGTTTGAAGTCAAGGCCACGGTTGGAAAGGCGCGCCGAGCGACGTTGCATTTTCCGCGCGGCAAGGTTGAAACCCCTGCATTCATGCCGGTGGGAACTTACGGTACGGTCAAAGGCATGCTGCCCAAGGATATAGAGGAAATCGGTGCGCATATTATCCTCGGCAACACGTTCCATCTGATGCTGCGTCCCGGTACTGAAGTGATCCGGGAGCATGGGGATCTGCACGATTTTAACGGCTGGCAGCGACCAATCCTGACCGATTCCGGTGGTTTTCAGGTGTTCAGTCTTGGAGAGATGCGCAAAATTACGGAGCAGGGAGTAACGTTTCAGTCGCCCGTTAATGGTGCCCGGGTGGAACTGTCTCCTGAGATTTCGATGCAGGTGCAACGGGATCTTGGTTCTGACATCGTGATGATTTTTGATGAATGCACGCCATATCCGGCCACAGAAAAAGAGGCCAGGGAATCGATGGAGATGTCTTTGCGCTGGGCCAAACGTTCCAAAGAGGCTCATGCTGACAACCCTGCCGCATTGTTTGGCATTATTCAGGGCGGTATGTATGAAAATCTGCGCATGCAGTCCATGAATGGATTGACTGAGATTGATTTCGATGGCTATGCCATCGGTGGTCTTTCCGTTGGTGAGCCGAAGGAAGAGATGTTCAAGGTGCTGGATTATCTGCCTGACCGTATGCCGGCGGATAAACCCCGCTATCTGATGGGTGTCGGAACACCGGAGGATCTGGTGGAGGGAGTGCGCCGTGGCGTTGATATGTTTGATTGTGTCATGCCCACCCGTAATGCCCGAAACGGACATTTGTTCACCAGTGAAGGTGTTGTGAAGATCAGAAATTCAAAACACCGTCACGATACCTCATCTTTGGACCCGGAATGTGACTGTTACACTTGTAAAAACTTTAGTCGGGCCTATTTACACCACCTCGACAAGTGTAAAGAGATGCTGGGCGCACAATTGAACACGATTCATAACCTGCGTTATTACCAGACCCTTATGGCTGGTTTGCGTGGGGCTATTGAAGAAGGTAACCTCTCGGCCTTTGTTGACCAGTTTTACCAGAAGCGTGGAGCAAACACTCCACCGTTGGCATAA
- a CDS encoding DUF364 domain-containing protein, whose protein sequence is MTPDTVYQLLLDHVDQDLLIDHCCLGLTWTVCHTQKSIGFAQSPGIPSRTLDFPGTVAGSKARDIATWVRSWNPHQATIGLAAINATINTANNWLIQEATRLTDQAMGNLAVFDYLRPRLQHQKIIIIGRYPGLDVLLEGLDVTVLERQPGQNDLPDPAAEYLLPQADWVFITATSLINKTFPRLARLARHAVTVLMGPSTPWLAEFARFDIDFLAGVIPVDARRATQIAAEGGGTRLFGEGVCYGLIDIGQDNLKRLKQKIADCAQQRQQLQLAMENWYAAGHPERFPEYHRLEALTNKLSQLDTHFKRQWDART, encoded by the coding sequence ATGACACCTGATACCGTCTATCAACTATTGCTTGACCACGTTGACCAGGATCTGCTGATCGACCATTGCTGCCTGGGCCTGACCTGGACCGTCTGTCACACCCAAAAGAGTATCGGCTTTGCCCAAAGTCCGGGAATACCCAGTCGGACCCTGGATTTTCCGGGTACGGTGGCAGGCTCCAAAGCACGGGACATTGCCACATGGGTACGTAGCTGGAATCCCCATCAGGCGACCATTGGGCTGGCGGCTATCAATGCCACCATCAACACCGCTAACAACTGGCTGATACAGGAAGCCACCCGGTTGACGGATCAGGCGATGGGCAATCTGGCAGTGTTCGACTATCTGCGCCCGCGTCTGCAACATCAGAAAATTATCATCATCGGCCGCTATCCGGGATTGGATGTACTGCTGGAGGGTTTGGATGTCACCGTGCTGGAACGCCAGCCCGGCCAAAACGATCTTCCCGATCCTGCAGCAGAATATCTGTTGCCACAGGCAGACTGGGTATTTATCACCGCCACGTCACTCATCAACAAAACCTTTCCACGACTGGCCAGACTGGCACGCCATGCGGTTACCGTACTTATGGGGCCATCCACGCCCTGGCTCGCGGAATTTGCCCGTTTCGACATCGATTTTCTTGCTGGTGTAATTCCCGTAGATGCCCGCCGGGCCACCCAAATAGCCGCAGAGGGAGGCGGTACCCGACTGTTTGGCGAAGGCGTTTGCTACGGCCTGATCGATATTGGTCAGGACAACCTGAAGCGACTGAAACAAAAAATCGCCGACTGCGCGCAGCAACGACAACAACTGCAACTGGCGATGGAAAACTGGTACGCCGCCGGCCACCCAGAGCGCTTCCCCGAATACCACAGACTCGAAGCCCTGACCAACAAACTCTCGCAACTGGACACCCACTTTAAACGGCAATGGGATGCCCGGACTTAA
- a CDS encoding cysteine hydrolase family protein, with translation MDALLVVDMQNACIEEVKRFRIEQVIAQINSLIGHFRSRDQLIVFIQHEDDSPEFSSGSSGWQIHKTIDCQPHDEVVAKSYNDAFIHTRLADLLQQHSIDRLVITGCATDFCVDCTIKGAIAQGYDVIVPDDAHTTADRPFVSAEKLIAHFNWNWAELMTVQQKIAVISTRRYLQVVNQ, from the coding sequence GTGGATGCACTGTTAGTTGTGGATATGCAGAATGCCTGCATTGAAGAAGTCAAACGTTTCCGGATTGAGCAGGTGATCGCGCAGATCAATTCACTGATCGGCCATTTTCGCAGCCGTGACCAGCTGATTGTATTTATCCAGCATGAAGACGATTCCCCGGAATTTTCCAGTGGTTCATCCGGTTGGCAGATCCATAAAACAATAGACTGTCAGCCGCATGATGAGGTCGTGGCAAAATCATATAACGATGCCTTTATTCACACCCGTCTGGCGGATTTGCTGCAACAGCACAGTATAGACCGGCTGGTGATAACCGGTTGTGCGACTGATTTCTGCGTTGATTGTACGATCAAAGGAGCCATTGCCCAGGGATATGATGTCATTGTGCCGGATGATGCCCACACCACTGCAGATCGTCCATTTGTCAGTGCTGAAAAACTGATTGCACACTTCAACTGGAACTGGGCAGAGCTGATGACGGTGCAGCAGAAGATTGCGGTGATATCAACCCGGCGATACCTGCAGGTAGTGAATCAATAA
- a CDS encoding sugar efflux transporter, translating into MLYKLLQQRNLLLLTTALSGLTFSFMMPLMSLFLVDELKAEPFVIGVYMIAMTASGLIISQWLGNLADRGFSTKTLFLLAMMAIALAAVIYANTHSFWVVLITGTVLIGLGNSSSPQILTLSRQYIEQTGQDVTRFNTLVRASFSLAWIAGPPFSFSLVASLGFAAAFYAAALVAVINIIIGYKVLPDYRKPKAEQVKQTHPPLSLTFWLLGLVMALGSISNSMYISAMPLHVLNELALPEYLPGVLMGMAAGLEIPFMLYSARMTAYINKNHLLMISFVAALLFYGGIYLADQSWQLISLQVLNGLYFGVFAGLGLTMVQELMPERIGFASAFYTNCLRVGSMTGHASTGLIAQFMDFKSTALFAFSAILLAIVALIGFMIIQRGHRDTSATD; encoded by the coding sequence TTGCTGTACAAACTCCTGCAACAGCGCAATCTGCTGTTACTGACCACTGCCCTTTCCGGACTCACATTTTCATTCATGATGCCATTGATGAGCCTGTTTCTGGTCGATGAACTGAAAGCCGAACCCTTTGTTATCGGCGTATACATGATTGCGATGACAGCTTCCGGTTTAATCATCAGTCAGTGGCTGGGCAATCTGGCAGATCGCGGTTTCAGCACCAAAACCCTGTTTCTGCTGGCCATGATGGCAATCGCCCTGGCAGCCGTCATTTATGCCAACACTCACTCGTTCTGGGTCGTCCTGATCACCGGTACTGTACTGATCGGTCTGGGCAATTCATCTTCGCCGCAGATTCTGACCCTGAGCCGGCAATATATTGAACAAACCGGGCAGGATGTCACCCGCTTCAATACTCTGGTCAGAGCGTCATTTTCGCTGGCGTGGATTGCCGGTCCGCCGTTTTCTTTTTCGCTGGTGGCATCGCTGGGATTTGCGGCCGCATTCTATGCTGCGGCATTGGTCGCAGTGATCAACATTATCATCGGCTACAAGGTACTGCCGGATTACCGCAAGCCAAAAGCCGAACAGGTCAAGCAGACTCATCCCCCACTATCTCTGACATTCTGGCTGCTTGGACTGGTCATGGCACTGGGCAGCATTTCCAACAGCATGTACATCTCCGCCATGCCCTTGCACGTACTCAATGAACTGGCATTGCCGGAATATCTGCCCGGGGTATTGATGGGCATGGCCGCCGGACTGGAAATTCCGTTTATGCTGTATTCCGCCCGAATGACGGCCTATATCAACAAAAATCATCTGCTGATGATTTCATTTGTGGCCGCACTGTTGTTTTATGGTGGCATATATCTGGCCGATCAAAGCTGGCAACTGATCAGCCTGCAGGTTTTGAACGGTCTCTATTTTGGAGTGTTCGCCGGGCTGGGTTTGACCATGGTTCAGGAACTCATGCCCGAGCGTATTGGTTTTGCGTCGGCTTTTTATACCAACTGCCTCAGAGTCGGCAGCATGACAGGCCACGCCTCGACAGGCCTGATTGCTCAATTCATGGATTTTAAAAGCACGGCATTATTTGCATTTTCTGCCATATTGCTGGCTATCGTTGCACTCATCGGATTTATGATCATACAACGCGGCCACCGGGATACATCTGCCACGGACTGA
- the queA gene encoding tRNA preQ1(34) S-adenosylmethionine ribosyltransferase-isomerase QueA gives MSVKDFDFDLPDHLIARYPLSERSASRLLTLEGETGALAHRRFTDIVSLLNANDLLVFNNTRVIPARLYGQKSSGGKVEMLFERLLTQTRCLAHVRSSRAPKAGQHLIFDGGIEVEVTGRQHNLFELELLNGAQHWFEALEGNGRMPLPPYMEREDDESDKSRYQTVYAEKKGAVAAPTAGLHFDEALLQAIADKGVRIAFVTLHVGAGTFMPVKVDKVEDHVMHSEWYDIPEDTVAAIQQTRERGGRVVAVGTTSVRSLESAARGQDGWICRGDTSIFIYPGYQFQVVDAMVTNFHLPQSTLIMLVSAFAGREAVMQAYHEAIAQEYRFFSYGDAMFITRNQSVAEKD, from the coding sequence CTGTCCGTTAAGGATTTTGATTTTGATTTGCCCGACCATTTGATTGCCCGGTATCCACTGTCTGAGCGCAGCGCCAGCCGGTTATTGACGCTGGAAGGGGAGACCGGTGCGCTAGCTCACCGACGTTTCACCGATATTGTGTCGTTATTGAATGCCAATGATCTGCTGGTGTTTAACAATACCCGTGTTATTCCTGCTCGGCTTTATGGCCAGAAAAGTTCCGGTGGGAAGGTGGAAATGCTGTTTGAACGGCTGTTGACCCAGACTCGTTGCCTGGCCCATGTTCGTTCCAGTCGCGCCCCAAAAGCCGGACAGCATTTGATTTTTGATGGTGGCATAGAGGTGGAAGTGACAGGTCGACAGCATAACCTGTTTGAGCTGGAACTGCTTAACGGTGCTCAGCACTGGTTTGAAGCCCTGGAGGGTAACGGTCGTATGCCTCTTCCTCCCTATATGGAGCGCGAGGACGACGAATCAGATAAAAGCCGTTATCAGACGGTTTATGCCGAGAAAAAAGGTGCCGTTGCCGCGCCGACAGCAGGTCTGCATTTCGATGAAGCATTATTGCAGGCGATTGCGGACAAAGGTGTCCGGATCGCTTTTGTGACCTTGCACGTTGGTGCAGGTACGTTTATGCCGGTCAAGGTTGATAAGGTTGAGGATCATGTCATGCATTCCGAATGGTATGACATTCCGGAAGACACCGTTGCCGCCATTCAGCAGACCCGTGAACGCGGCGGCCGGGTCGTTGCCGTAGGAACAACGTCGGTGCGTTCCCTGGAGTCCGCAGCTCGTGGACAGGATGGTTGGATTTGTCGTGGTGACACTTCGATCTTTATTTATCCGGGTTATCAGTTCCAGGTGGTCGATGCGATGGTGACCAATTTTCATTTGCCTCAATCCACGCTGATCATGCTGGTCAGTGCGTTTGCGGGGCGGGAGGCGGTGATGCAGGCGTATCACGAAGCCATTGCCCAGGAATATCGTTTTTTCAGTTATGGTGATGCCATGTTTATTACTCGAAACCAGTCCGTTGCGGAGAAAGACTGA
- a CDS encoding DeoR/GlpR family transcriptional regulator — protein sequence MNQRPETRSMLEKPLNARQSAILQMIEQNGTATIDELEASFDVTPQTLRRDLNILADAHMIQRFHGGASSTNSTTNLPYQDRQIRNLKEKEAIAREIAAYIPDHSSLFINIGTTTEAVARALMNHKGLQVVTNNLHVASQMSQKEDFRVIVTSGEVRAKDGGIVGEATMDFVKQFRLDFGIIGISAIDDDGVLLDFDYREVKVAQAIIEHSRSVLLAADHSKFGRRAMVQLGTITQANAFFTDKTPNATITRLMTEHDVQLQVCRV from the coding sequence ATGAATCAACGGCCTGAAACTCGCAGCATGCTAGAAAAACCATTAAATGCCCGCCAGTCTGCCATTCTGCAGATGATTGAACAAAACGGCACTGCCACCATAGACGAACTGGAAGCCAGTTTTGATGTGACCCCGCAAACCCTACGGCGGGATTTGAACATTCTGGCCGATGCCCACATGATTCAGCGATTCCATGGCGGCGCCAGCTCCACCAATTCCACCACCAACCTGCCATATCAGGACAGGCAAATCCGCAACCTGAAAGAGAAGGAAGCGATTGCCCGTGAAATTGCTGCCTACATTCCTGATCACAGCAGTTTGTTTATTAACATCGGCACCACCACCGAAGCAGTTGCCAGAGCACTGATGAATCACAAGGGGCTGCAGGTGGTGACCAACAACCTGCATGTTGCCAGTCAGATGAGCCAGAAAGAGGATTTTCGGGTGATTGTCACGTCCGGTGAGGTGCGCGCCAAAGATGGCGGTATCGTCGGTGAGGCGACGATGGATTTCGTTAAACAGTTTCGTCTGGATTTCGGCATTATTGGTATCAGTGCGATTGACGACGATGGAGTATTGCTGGACTTCGATTATCGTGAAGTGAAAGTTGCCCAGGCCATCATCGAACACAGCCGCAGCGTGCTGCTGGCAGCCGACCACTCCAAGTTTGGTCGTCGTGCGATGGTACAGCTTGGTACCATCACACAGGCCAACGCCTTTTTCACTGATAAAACCCCCAATGCCACCATTACCCGGTTAATGACCGAGCATGATGTGCAGTTGCAGGTGTGCCGGGTATAA